A genomic segment from Branchiostoma floridae strain S238N-H82 chromosome 7, Bfl_VNyyK, whole genome shotgun sequence encodes:
- the LOC118420318 gene encoding poly [ADP-ribose] polymerase tankyrase-1-like isoform X1, producing the protein MSSCVFSSDSHIARTHTSREKVHGSGSSYGMAESGANEFLLGATANGCIKGVQRALEAGADIDFDPLENWSPGSRAVKDFFGTSLPPCTALYFACGTGRVDLVKLLLRKGASLVRRTMGEFAPLHAAAQNGRTEIVDLLVQNGATLDIRDGFQDTPLMAACSYNNVDTVRRLIELGARPDFTDGHLGRKLQIGQAEDCDSAEESLKLIREAKKTNLLRCCNPKCGKPGYRSTGTLKLCGRCKLTRYCSRDCQKQHWSVGHKKCCGHDAYTGTGLDTFQKRQKTSMYIAEQQSGLIIFKPGQISYRKAHYTATK; encoded by the exons ATGAGCTCATGCGTCTTCAGTTCAGACTCGCACATTGCCAGAACACACACGTCACGTGAAAAAGTGCACGGCAGCGGCAGTTCTTACGGAATGGCGGAATCTGGTGCGAATGAATTTCTGTTGGGTGCGACTGCGAACGGCTGTATTAAAGGCGTTCAAAGGGCATTGGAAGCTG gtgcagacattgactTTGATCCGCTGGAGAACTGGAGCCCAGGCAGTAGGGCAGTCAAGGATTTTTTCGGCACATCCTTACCACCATGCACGGCATTGTACTTTGCCTGTGGAACTGGGCGTGTGGACCTAGTTAAGctgctgctccgcaagggggcgtctttGGTGAGGAGAACCATGGGTGAATTCGCTCCCCTTCATGCAGCAGCGCAGAATG GGAGGACAGAGATAGTGGACTTGCTGGTGCAGAATGGCGCAACATTAGACATACGGGACGGCTTCCAGGACACTCCACTGATGGCTGCCTGTAGCTACAACAATGTCGACACAGTTCGGCGACTGATTGAACTTGGAGCAAGGCCTGATTTCACCGACGGTCATTTAGGTCGGAA GTTGCAGATTGGGCAAGCCGAAGACTGTGACTCTGCGGAAGAGAGTCTTAAGCTGATACGAGAGGCAAAGAAGACCAATCTGTTAAGATGCTGCAATCCTaagtgtggcaaaccaggcTACAG GTCAACCggaaccctgaagctgtgtggccggtgcaagctgacccgctactgcagccgtgactgtcagaaacaacactggtctgtcggacacaagaagtgctgtgggcatgacgcgTACACTGGCACGGGACTAGACACCTtccaaaaaaggcaaaaaacGTCTATGTACATAGCAGAACAGCAATCAGGACTCATCATATTCAAACCAGGACAGATTTCCTATAGGAAAGCACACTATACCGCTACAAAGTAG